Proteins encoded by one window of uncultured Bacteroides sp.:
- a CDS encoding HpaII family restriction endonuclease, which produces MSFEATKREWSELYTFFRLLSDGVVYAGSPQVQKREDACLPIALIQREEHDGSRKYIVEGEDIHVLGEKIDKVVSREDFGVVADTVLAAMKGSSEDIVLSPDGVEEFLDKVAIFDLEARTDDRTDFYIAFYHVDAPLIGFNVRSRMSAMNPLLDGGRTANLKFEQTGIKFANPMINNVNALESLDVVADRMLLIERLGGILKYSDVADKVFRCNLSMIDLHFPRMIAEMLRIMQIDGITKVTELIDRIKETNPLKIKEDLIVKHSFYEYKMKQFLLSLALGMRPAKIYTGEDSAVSGILLVTGRGEVLCYQKSDKKVFEDFLYLNSRLEKGSTEKDKYGYLEKENGAVYFKLNLKIGLTKR; this is translated from the coding sequence ATGTCATTTGAAGCAACTAAACGAGAGTGGAGCGAACTCTATACTTTTTTTCGTCTCCTGAGTGACGGAGTAGTTTATGCCGGTTCACCACAAGTACAGAAAAGAGAGGACGCGTGTCTTCCAATTGCATTAATTCAGCGCGAGGAGCACGATGGTTCCCGCAAATATATTGTAGAAGGTGAAGATATTCATGTCTTGGGAGAAAAGATCGATAAAGTAGTTTCCCGCGAAGATTTTGGTGTTGTGGCCGATACTGTATTGGCAGCAATGAAAGGTTCTTCTGAAGATATTGTTTTGTCTCCCGATGGGGTGGAGGAGTTTCTGGATAAAGTTGCAATCTTTGATTTGGAAGCTCGTACGGACGATCGAACAGATTTTTATATTGCCTTCTATCACGTGGATGCTCCTCTTATTGGGTTTAATGTTCGTTCCCGAATGAGTGCCATGAATCCATTACTGGATGGTGGACGGACGGCTAACCTGAAGTTTGAACAAACGGGAATTAAGTTTGCCAATCCAATGATCAATAATGTTAATGCGCTGGAATCTCTTGATGTGGTGGCGGACAGAATGCTGTTGATAGAACGTTTGGGCGGAATATTAAAGTACTCGGATGTAGCCGATAAGGTATTTCGCTGTAATCTTTCTATGATTGACCTGCATTTCCCTAGAATGATTGCCGAGATGCTTCGTATTATGCAAATAGATGGCATTACTAAGGTTACTGAACTTATAGACCGTATAAAGGAAACCAATCCTTTGAAAATAAAAGAGGATCTGATTGTAAAGCATAGTTTCTATGAATATAAGATGAAGCAATTCCTTTTGTCTCTGGCTCTTGGCATGCGTCCGGCAAAGATTTATACAGGAGAAGACTCTGCTGTATCTGGTATTTTGCTGGTTACAGGACGTGGAGAGGTACTTTGTTACCAGAAGTCCGACAAAAAGGTATTTGAAGATTTTCTGTATTTAAACTCCCGACTGGAAAAGGGATCTACCGAAAAAGATAAATATGGCTATCTTGAAAAAGAAAATGGGGCTGTTTATTTCAAATTAAACCTGAAGATTGGATTGACAAAACGATAA
- a CDS encoding alpha/beta hydrolase, whose amino-acid sequence MKKVILSIMLAATSSLFAQKPIELPLWPNGAPNSNEQKGPEQEKEKNRLSNVTNPTITVYPAKGGNGKAIIMCPGGGYSRLAMDHEGYDMASWFNAQGITYVVLKYRLPNGHSDVPLSDAKKAITLVRQHAAEWGVNIHKVGIMGASAGGHLASTLATHFTADTRPDFQILLYPVVTMDKTYTHSGSRQNLIGSNPSKILETLYSNELQVTPSTPKAFIVLSNDDNAVPPLNSVNYYLALLKNKVSATMHIYPTGGHGFGFRDSFIYKRQWTEELEKWLRDQ is encoded by the coding sequence ATGAAAAAGGTTATTTTATCAATTATGTTAGCTGCAACAAGCTCCCTTTTTGCTCAGAAGCCAATTGAGTTACCTCTTTGGCCCAATGGAGCACCAAACTCTAATGAGCAGAAAGGTCCTGAACAAGAAAAAGAAAAGAACCGGTTAAGTAATGTAACCAATCCTACTATTACCGTTTATCCGGCAAAAGGCGGAAATGGTAAAGCCATTATTATGTGCCCGGGAGGTGGTTATAGTCGGTTGGCAATGGACCATGAAGGTTACGACATGGCTTCGTGGTTTAACGCTCAAGGAATTACCTATGTGGTATTGAAATATCGCCTACCCAACGGGCATAGTGATGTACCTCTCTCTGATGCAAAAAAAGCAATTACGCTTGTTCGTCAGCATGCTGCCGAATGGGGAGTCAATATACATAAGGTTGGCATAATGGGTGCTTCGGCAGGTGGACATTTAGCTTCCACCTTAGCAACACACTTCACGGCAGACACTCGTCCGGACTTCCAGATATTACTTTATCCGGTTGTCACCATGGACAAAACATATACACATAGCGGTTCGCGTCAAAACCTCATCGGTAGCAATCCTAGCAAGATCTTAGAAACATTATATTCAAATGAATTACAGGTAACACCTTCAACACCGAAGGCATTTATTGTTCTTTCAAATGATGATAATGCAGTTCCTCCACTAAACAGCGTAAATTACTACCTTGCATTATTAAAGAATAAAGTTTCCGCAACAATGCATATTTATCCAACAGGAGGTCATGGATTTGGCTTTCGTGATAGCTTTATATACAAGCGCCAATGGACCGAGGAATTAGAAAAATGGCTTCGTGACCAATAA
- a CDS encoding alpha-amylase family protein, which produces MKKGNKIIIYQIFSRLFGNDNNHCVHNGSIEENGCGKFSDFTTKALNEIKKLGITHVWYTGIIEHATQTDYSKYNIRQDHPAIVKGKAGSPYAIKDYYDVDPDLADDVPNRMKEFEALVERTHQAGLKFIIDFVPNHVARQYHSDSKPKHIKDLGEDDNPENAFSPYNNFYYIPLNLLSGQFDMKGNASKAYYEFPAKATGNDKFDAYPGVNDWYETVKLNYGIDYTNGGTRHFYPVPDTWLKMLDILLFWTSKGIDGFRCDMAEMVPVDFWKWAISQVRYKFPNILFIAEVYNPEEYHNYLFNGGFNYLYDKVGLYETLRDVACGYKSASDITGCWQSLGGIEKQMLNFIENHDEQRFASTFLTGNGIKGIPAMIVAACMNVNPVMIYFGQEFGEHGMDEEGFSGKDGRTTIFDYWSVKTIRHWRNKDQFDGKLLTDKQKELQAFYTKLLNLCNKEKAIYEGQFFDLMYVNSGKPDFNVHKNYAFFRKKGNELLLIIVNFDKQASKISINIPSHAFDFLQIPQNESYTAKDLLTKEKEKLSLLPYQPTETFVEGMSGKILKFIL; this is translated from the coding sequence ATAAAAAAAGGGAATAAAATAATTATTTATCAAATCTTTTCCCGGCTATTTGGAAATGACAACAACCACTGCGTTCATAACGGCTCTATTGAAGAGAACGGTTGTGGCAAGTTCTCAGACTTTACCACCAAAGCATTAAACGAGATAAAGAAACTGGGCATAACCCACGTTTGGTATACCGGAATTATTGAACATGCCACACAAACCGACTACAGCAAATACAATATCCGCCAAGATCATCCGGCCATTGTAAAAGGAAAAGCAGGTTCGCCTTATGCCATAAAGGATTATTATGATGTAGATCCCGATTTAGCAGACGATGTGCCCAACCGAATGAAAGAATTTGAAGCTTTGGTAGAACGCACTCATCAGGCAGGGTTGAAATTCATCATTGATTTTGTTCCCAATCACGTAGCCCGACAATATCATTCCGATTCCAAACCTAAGCACATCAAGGATTTAGGAGAGGATGATAATCCAGAAAACGCATTCAGCCCATATAATAATTTTTATTATATCCCACTAAATTTATTGAGCGGTCAGTTTGATATGAAAGGAAATGCCAGTAAGGCATATTATGAATTTCCAGCCAAAGCAACAGGCAACGATAAGTTCGATGCTTACCCCGGGGTAAATGACTGGTATGAAACAGTGAAGCTAAACTACGGCATTGACTACACCAACGGAGGAACCCGGCATTTTTATCCTGTGCCCGACACATGGTTAAAGATGCTTGATATTCTTTTATTCTGGACTTCAAAAGGCATCGACGGTTTTCGCTGTGACATGGCAGAAATGGTTCCTGTAGATTTCTGGAAATGGGCCATTTCTCAGGTGAGATATAAGTTCCCCAATATCCTATTTATTGCAGAAGTCTACAACCCAGAGGAATATCATAACTATCTGTTTAATGGAGGGTTCAATTATTTATATGATAAAGTGGGCCTTTATGAAACTCTTCGCGACGTGGCATGCGGTTACAAATCGGCATCAGATATTACAGGCTGCTGGCAAAGTCTGGGAGGAATAGAAAAACAAATGCTCAATTTTATAGAAAATCATGATGAGCAACGCTTTGCATCTACATTCTTAACCGGCAATGGAATTAAAGGAATTCCTGCCATGATTGTTGCTGCATGCATGAATGTAAATCCGGTTATGATCTATTTCGGACAAGAGTTTGGAGAACACGGTATGGATGAAGAAGGTTTCAGTGGGAAAGACGGAAGAACAACCATTTTTGACTATTGGAGCGTTAAAACCATAAGACACTGGAGAAATAAAGATCAGTTCGATGGCAAACTTCTTACTGATAAGCAAAAGGAATTGCAGGCTTTTTACACCAAGTTATTAAATCTGTGCAATAAAGAAAAAGCCATTTACGAAGGACAGTTTTTCGACCTTATGTATGTAAACTCTGGAAAACCAGACTTTAATGTACATAAGAATTATGCATTTTTCAGGAAGAAAGGAAATGAACTTCTATTGATTATAGTAAATTTCGATAAGCAGGCATCTAAAATTTCAATAAACATTCCAAGCCACGCTTTTGATTTCTTACAGATTCCTCAAAACGAATCGTATACAGCCAAGGATTTGCTTACAAAAGAAAAAGAAAAGCTCAGTCTTCTACCCTACCAACCTACAGAAACTTTTGTAGAAGGAATGAGCGGAAAGATACTGAAATTTATATTATAA
- a CDS encoding Hsp20/alpha crystallin family protein: MMPVRRSQNWLPDVFNDLFDTNWMVRTNATAPAINVIETEKEYKVEVAAPGMTKEDFNIKIDEDNQLVVTMEKKQEYKEENKESRYLRREFSYTKFQQTMLLPDNAEKDQIEAGVENGVLTINIPKMSPEQEKKAERLIEIK, translated from the coding sequence ATGATGCCTGTTAGAAGATCTCAAAATTGGTTACCTGACGTATTTAATGATTTATTTGACACAAACTGGATGGTACGTACAAATGCTACAGCCCCTGCCATCAACGTAATTGAAACAGAAAAAGAGTACAAGGTAGAAGTAGCTGCTCCGGGAATGACAAAAGAGGACTTCAATATCAAAATTGATGAAGATAATCAACTTGTTGTTACCATGGAAAAGAAACAAGAGTACAAAGAAGAGAATAAGGAAAGCCGCTACCTAAGACGTGAGTTCTCTTACACAAAATTCCAACAGACAATGCTTCTCCCTGATAATGCCGAAAAGGATCAAATTGAAGCTGGCGTGGAAAACGGTGTGCTAACTATCAATATTCCTAAAATGAGCCCGGAACAAGAAAAGAAAGCAGAGAGGCTGATTGAAATTAAATAG
- a CDS encoding oligopeptide transporter, OPT family codes for MKHEEDEKFTGLPENAFRALKPGEVYNPLMSPDKQYKEVTPWSVLWGIAMAILFSAAAAYLGLKVGQVFEAAIPIAIIAVGVSGAAKRKNALGENVIIQSIGASSGVIVAGAIFTLPALYILQAKYPEMSVTFFQVFISSLLGGVLGILFLIPFRKYFVKEMHGQYPFPEATATTQVIVSGETSGNQAKPLLIASIVGGLYDFIVATFGWWNENFTTRVCGLGDMLAEKAKLVFKVNTGAAVLGLGYIIGLKYAAIICFGSLAVWWIIIPGISLIWGDTVLNMWNPDIHAAVGTMSPELIFKYYAKSIGIGGIAMAGIIGIIKSWGIIKSAVGLAAKEMSGKDNSEKEVIRTQKDLSMKIIAIGSILTLVLVFLFFYFDVMQGNIFQCIVAIALVTIITFLFTTVAANAIAIVGTNPVSGMTLMTLILASVVMVSVGLKGPSGMVAALVMGGVVCTALSMAGGFITDLKIGYWIGTTPAKQQTWKFLGTLVSAATVGGVMIILNKTYGFTSGQLAAPQANAMAAVIEPLMNGVGAPWILYGIGAVISIVLTLCGIPALAFALGMFIPLELNIPLIVGGAINWYVTSRSKDEALNSERREKGTLLASGFIAGGALMGVVSAVMRFGGINLVNEEWLSNSWSEVVSLIAYIALIVYFIKATMHKPLNQK; via the coding sequence ATGAAACACGAAGAAGACGAAAAATTTACGGGATTGCCCGAAAACGCATTCAGAGCACTTAAACCGGGAGAAGTATACAACCCGCTGATGTCTCCTGATAAACAGTACAAGGAAGTGACTCCATGGTCTGTTCTCTGGGGTATTGCAATGGCTATTCTTTTTTCTGCAGCAGCAGCTTATCTGGGATTAAAGGTTGGTCAGGTATTCGAAGCAGCTATCCCAATCGCCATTATTGCTGTTGGAGTATCGGGTGCAGCAAAAAGAAAGAATGCTTTAGGTGAAAATGTAATTATTCAATCTATCGGAGCTAGCTCGGGAGTGATTGTGGCTGGTGCTATCTTTACTCTTCCTGCACTATATATTCTTCAGGCAAAATATCCGGAAATGTCAGTAACCTTCTTTCAGGTATTTATTAGTTCTTTATTAGGAGGTGTTCTTGGAATCTTGTTTTTAATTCCTTTCCGCAAATATTTCGTAAAAGAAATGCATGGTCAATATCCTTTTCCGGAAGCAACAGCTACTACTCAGGTTATTGTTTCGGGAGAAACAAGCGGTAACCAGGCAAAACCATTATTAATAGCCAGTATAGTTGGAGGTTTGTACGACTTTATAGTTGCAACCTTTGGATGGTGGAACGAAAACTTCACTACCCGTGTTTGCGGATTAGGTGATATGCTTGCCGAAAAAGCCAAACTGGTATTCAAAGTAAATACAGGTGCAGCCGTACTTGGTTTGGGATATATTATCGGATTAAAATATGCAGCCATCATTTGTTTTGGTTCACTTGCAGTTTGGTGGATTATTATACCGGGAATCTCCTTAATATGGGGAGACACTGTATTAAATATGTGGAATCCAGATATTCATGCAGCAGTAGGAACAATGAGTCCCGAATTAATTTTTAAATATTATGCCAAGAGTATTGGTATTGGTGGTATTGCTATGGCAGGAATCATTGGTATCATCAAATCATGGGGAATTATTAAGAGTGCAGTTGGACTGGCTGCTAAAGAAATGAGTGGCAAAGATAATTCAGAAAAAGAAGTGATTCGCACTCAGAAGGATCTTTCTATGAAGATTATCGCTATCGGTTCTATCCTGACTTTAGTACTAGTTTTCTTGTTCTTCTATTTTGATGTGATGCAAGGAAATATATTTCAATGTATAGTTGCCATTGCACTTGTAACAATTATCACCTTCCTTTTCACCACTGTTGCAGCAAATGCAATTGCCATTGTAGGAACAAACCCGGTATCAGGAATGACATTAATGACTCTTATCCTTGCATCGGTGGTTATGGTTTCTGTAGGATTAAAAGGTCCTTCGGGCATGGTTGCTGCATTGGTTATGGGTGGCGTTGTTTGTACGGCATTATCTATGGCCGGTGGTTTTATCACCGACTTAAAGATTGGTTACTGGATTGGAACAACTCCTGCAAAACAGCAAACATGGAAGTTTCTTGGAACACTTGTATCTGCTGCAACTGTGGGAGGCGTAATGATTATCTTGAATAAGACTTATGGATTTACAAGCGGTCAGTTAGCTGCTCCACAAGCCAATGCAATGGCAGCGGTAATTGAACCGTTAATGAACGGCGTAGGTGCTCCATGGATTCTTTATGGTATAGGAGCAGTTATCTCTATTGTACTTACACTTTGCGGAATTCCTGCATTAGCCTTCGCATTGGGTATGTTTATTCCGTTAGAACTAAATATTCCACTTATCGTAGGTGGGGCAATCAACTGGTACGTAACTTCCCGCTCCAAAGATGAAGCCTTAAATTCTGAACGTAGAGAGAAGGGAACACTTCTTGCATCCGGCTTTATTGCAGGTGGTGCTTTAATGGGAGTTGTCAGTGCTGTTATGCGATTTGGCGGAATAAATCTTGTAAACGAAGAATGGTTATCTAATTCATGGTCGGAAGTTGTTTCACTGATAGCCTACATAGCTTTGATCGTTTACTTTATAAAAGCTACTATGCATAAACCCCTTAATCAAAAATAA
- the fabD gene encoding ACP S-malonyltransferase: MKAFVFPGQGAQFVGMGKDLYENSALAKELFEKANDILGYRITDIMFEGTDEDLRQTKVTQPAVFLHSVISALCKDDDTKPEMTAGHSLGEFSALVVAGALSFEDGLKLVYARAMAMQKACEAEPSTMAAIIALADEKVEEICASIEGEVCVAANYNCPGQIVISGSVAGIEKACELMKAAGAKRALPLKVGGAFHSPLMNPAKVELAAAINSTEFHTPACPVYQNVNALPQTDPAQIKENLIAQLTGPVRWSQTVKNMIADGATDFTECGPGAVLQGLVKKIDATVNAHGLA; the protein is encoded by the coding sequence ATGAAAGCATTTGTATTTCCAGGTCAAGGCGCACAGTTTGTGGGCATGGGTAAAGACCTATATGAAAACTCGGCGTTAGCCAAAGAACTTTTTGAAAAAGCTAATGATATTTTAGGATATCGAATTACTGATATTATGTTTGAAGGAACTGATGAAGATCTTCGTCAGACAAAAGTAACTCAGCCAGCTGTTTTCCTTCACTCTGTTATTTCAGCACTTTGCAAAGACGACGATACTAAACCTGAAATGACAGCAGGACATTCACTTGGTGAATTTTCAGCATTAGTTGTTGCCGGTGCACTTTCATTTGAAGACGGATTGAAACTTGTTTATGCTCGTGCAATGGCTATGCAAAAAGCTTGCGAAGCAGAACCTTCAACAATGGCTGCTATTATTGCATTAGCAGATGAAAAAGTAGAAGAAATCTGTGCTTCTATAGAAGGCGAAGTTTGTGTTGCTGCCAATTATAACTGTCCGGGACAAATTGTTATTTCCGGATCTGTTGCAGGTATTGAAAAAGCTTGTGAATTAATGAAAGCCGCAGGAGCAAAACGTGCTCTTCCTTTAAAAGTAGGTGGTGCATTCCACTCTCCTTTAATGAATCCTGCAAAAGTTGAACTTGCAGCTGCTATCAACAGCACTGAGTTTCACACTCCGGCATGCCCTGTTTATCAGAATGTAAATGCACTTCCACAAACAGACCCAGCACAGATTAAAGAAAATTTAATTGCACAACTTACCGGTCCTGTACGTTGGTCACAGACTGTAAAGAATATGATTGCAGATGGTGCCACTGATTTCACAGAATGTGGACCTGGAGCTGTTCTTCAAGGATTAGTTAAAAAGATTGATGCAACAGTAAATGCTCATGGATTAGCATAA
- a CDS encoding patatin-like phospholipase family protein gives MVGHNNFETNKPHRIGYALSGGFIKGFAHLGVMQALLEHDIKPNIISGVSAGSLAGVFYADGYEPYRAVEIFNGYKFMDLTSWALTRTGFFKLDDFIDFLNTNLKHKMLEELETPLVITATDLDHGRSVQFRKGNIANLVAASCCMPVMFTPVNIDGVNYVDGGVFKNLPVSTIRKECEKVVAINVSPLVAGKYKMNIMDIALRSYHFMFRANTFPDRESSDLLIEPYGLKGYGNRELGKAEEIFKHGYDSGNKVLNKLIEEKGTIWK, from the coding sequence ATGGTAGGACATAATAATTTCGAGACCAATAAGCCTCATCGCATTGGATATGCACTCAGTGGTGGCTTTATAAAAGGCTTTGCTCATTTAGGGGTTATGCAAGCACTGCTGGAACATGACATCAAGCCGAACATTATTTCCGGAGTTAGCGCAGGATCTCTGGCCGGCGTTTTTTATGCTGACGGATATGAACCTTACCGTGCGGTAGAAATCTTTAACGGATACAAGTTTATGGACTTAACTAGTTGGGCATTAACCAGAACTGGTTTTTTTAAGCTTGATGATTTTATAGATTTTCTGAACACCAATCTAAAGCACAAAATGCTTGAGGAGCTGGAAACACCTCTTGTTATAACCGCAACAGATTTAGATCATGGCAGATCTGTACAGTTTAGAAAAGGGAATATAGCAAACTTAGTTGCTGCATCCTGCTGCATGCCAGTTATGTTTACCCCCGTAAACATTGATGGAGTAAATTACGTGGACGGGGGAGTCTTTAAAAACTTACCGGTTTCTACCATTCGCAAAGAATGCGAAAAAGTGGTTGCCATAAATGTAAGTCCTCTCGTTGCAGGGAAATACAAAATGAACATCATGGATATTGCCCTCCGTTCATATCATTTTATGTTTCGCGCCAACACCTTTCCGGATAGAGAAAGCAGCGATCTGCTAATTGAACCTTACGGACTAAAAGGATATGGTAACCGTGAGTTAGGGAAGGCTGAAGAGATTTTCAAACATGGATATGATTCGGGAAATAAAGTACTGAATAAACTTATTGAAGAAAAAGGGACTATATGGAAATAA
- a CDS encoding RNA-binding protein, which yields MNIYIGNLNYKVRESDLNQVLEEYGVVNSVKLIIDRETRKSKGFAFAEMPNQGEAENVIKELNGAEFEGRQMVVKEALPKA from the coding sequence ATGAATATTTACATTGGTAACCTTAACTACAAGGTTAGAGAATCAGATCTTAATCAAGTTTTAGAAGAGTATGGAGTAGTTAATTCAGTTAAATTGATCATAGATCGTGAAACTCGCAAATCTAAAGGTTTCGCTTTCGCAGAAATGCCTAATCAAGGAGAAGCTGAAAACGTAATTAAAGAACTTAACGGTGCTGAATTCGAAGGCCGTCAAATGGTTGTAAAAGAAGCTCTTCCAAAAGCATAA